From Daphnia pulicaria isolate SC F1-1A chromosome 11, SC_F0-13Bv2, whole genome shotgun sequence, the proteins below share one genomic window:
- the LOC124315482 gene encoding extensin-2-like isoform X1: MAPEYYTTTYAAPAYYTESPKYYTTKAPEYYTTKYYTETPTYYTQAAQYYTVAPNYLTTIYAASSYYTEEPKYYSAPSYTTKAPEYYTSTYAAPTYYTETSNYYTTKAPEYYTTTYAAPAYYTEAPTYFTTKAAEYYTETPVYYTTTYAAPSYYTEAPKYYSAPSYTATFEAAKYSVAPTYYTAAAPSYYVEPKYYTGVPVYYTTTYAAPVYFTEEPKYYSAPSYYQTEAPVYYTTKATEYYTTTYVAPSYFTDAPKYYTTKAPEYYTTSYAAPTYYTEAPKYYSASSYYTTKAPEYYTTTYASPAYYREAPKY, translated from the exons atggcaccggagtactacacgactacgtatgctgccccagcttactacaccgagtctcCCAAGTACTataccaccaaggcaccggagtactacaccactaa ATACTACACCGAGACTCCAACTTATTACACTCAAGCGGCCCAGTACTACACCGTAGCACCTAATTACCTAACTACAATCTATGCTGCTTCaagttactacaccgaagaacccaagtattactctgccccgagctatACCACGAAAGCGCCTGAGTACTACACgtctacgtatgctgccccaacttactacactGAGACTTCtaattactacaccaccaaggcaccggagtactacacgactacgtatgctgccccagcttactacaccgag gccccaaCTTACTTCACCACCAAAGCAGCTGAATATTACACCGAgactccagtttactacactacaacctacgctgctcctagttactacaccgaagcgcccaagtactactctgccccgagctacacaGCCACATttgaggcggccaagtattCCGTAgccccaacttactacacagcggctgctccttcgtactacgttgagCCGAAATACTACACCGGGgttccagtttactacactacCACGTACGCTGCCCCAGTTTACTTCACCGAGGAACCCAAATATtactctgctccaagctactaccAAACAGAGGCAcctgtttactacaccaccaaggcaaccgagtattacactacaacctacgtTGCCCCCAGCTACTTCACTGACGcacccaagtactacactaccaaggcacctgagtaTTACACCACTAGTTATGCTGCAccgacctactacaccgaagctccgaagtactactctgcctcgagttactacaccactaaggctcctgaatattacaccacaacctacgcttctCCAGCTTACTACAGGgaggctcctaaatactaG
- the LOC124315180 gene encoding tetratricopeptide repeat protein 30A-like, with protein sequence MSFNSIKDGEFTKTIYTMIKDERYHDAITTLVTIVDANPTSKAGLSLLGYCCFHIQDFSNAASCYEQLYSLYSEQEEYKLYWAQSLYEAGHYGSSLKVCNQIADPKLKGKVLKLEAAIRFAEEDLAAALNKVSACFALSSPNDVDTLVNMGCIRFKEEDYSRALNKFQGAVHVSGFEPQLLYNVAICHYKMKEYAPAIKSIADIIERGIRDHPELSVGMATEGLEVRSVGNTLALHKSALVEAFNLKAATEYQLKNFEGAKEALTDMPPRLESELDPVTLHNMALLTADANPSESFDKLQFLLLQQVAQQQQQLENPEARLTSAGPLVCPPETFANLLLLYCKYEYFDLAADLMAEHADLTYKHLSPYVFDFLEALIIQQTSPEEAFAKFDALCVRYGETVRRTGTNLKEARRQQHSHAISAAGLAHEQALEIYLPVLMNQAKIYWDRENYVQVEKLFRQSAELCGDADVWRLNVAHTLFMQENKFREATSFYEPLVKQNYDNILDVSAVVLANLCVCYLVTSQNEEAEELLRKLEKEEEQKSLENPQSKFFHLSIVNLVIGTLYCSKGNYEFGISRVIKSLEPYHQKLGTDTWFYAKRCLMSLLENMAKQVVVIKDSIVDDILQFLDSCQFYGREVQTILENPTAVNSHVSSARFTVTYEARIIKCLLLQIIRN encoded by the exons ATGTCTTTCAATAGCATTAAAGATGGCGAATTTACGAAAACTATTTACACAATG ATTAAAGACGAGCGCTATCACGACGCTATTACGACACTTGTCACAATTGTGGATGCCAACCCAACG TCGAAAGCTGGATTGTCATTATTGGGTTACTGCTGCTTTCACATACAGGACTTCTCTAATGCTGCAAGTTGCTACGAACAACTTTACAGTCTTTACAGCGAGCAAGAAGAGTACAA ACTTTACTGGGCACAATCGCTTTACGAAGCCGGGCATTATGGCAGCTCGTTAAAAGTTTGCAATCAAATCGCGGATCCGAAATTAAAGGGGAAGGTTTTGAAACTGGAAGCAGCTATTCGATTTGCGGAAGAAGATTTAGCAGCAGCTCTGAATAAAGTCAGCGCTTGTTTTGCATTGAGTTCGCCCAACGATGTCGATACATTAGTCAACATGGGTTGCATTCGATTCAAA GAAGAAGACTATTCAAGAGCACTGAACAAATTCCAAGGCGCTGTGCACGTCTCGGGATTCGAGCCGCAATTGCTCTACAACGTCGCAATCTGCCAttataaaatgaaagaatatGCACCCGCCATCAAGTCTATTGCAGATATTATCGAACGAGGGATCCGGGATCACCCTGAATTGAGTGTAGGCATGGCAACGGAAGGATTGGAAGTAAGATCAGTGGGAAACACGCTAGCTCTACACAAAAGTGCTCTTGTGGAAGCATTCAATCTCAAAGCCGCTACCGAATACCAACTGAAGAATT TTGAAGGAGCAAAGGAAGCTTTGACGGATATGCCTCCTCGGTTGGAATCGGAGCTGGATCCGGTGACGTTACACAACATGGCGTTGCTGACGGCGGATGCCAACCCCAGTGAAAGTTTTGACAAACTTCAATTCCTTCTGCTACAACAAGtagcccaacagcagcagcaacttgaAAACCCTGAGGCGAGATTGACGAGTGCCGGACCGTTAGTCTGTCCGCCTGAAACTTTCGCCAATCTACTTCTTCTGTATTGTAAATACGAATATTTCGACTTGGCTGCCGATCTGATGGCGGAACATGCGGATTTAACCTATAAGCATCTCAGTCCC TATGTGTTCGATTTCCTCGAGGCGCTCATCATTCAGCAAACATCGCCGGAAGAAGCTTTTGCCAAGTTTGACGCCCTTTGCGTTCGTTACGGAGAGACAGTTCGGCGGACGGGGACCAACTTGAAAGAAGCTCGGAGACAACAGCATTCTCACGCTATCAGTGCTGCTGGGCTTGCGCATGAGCAAGCATTGGAAAT TTACCTGCCCGTTTTAATGAATCAAGCAAAGATTTACTGGGATCGAGAAAACTACGTTCAAGTAGAGAAACTTTTCCGCCAGTCTGCTGAACTCTGTGGAGATGCTGATGTGTGGCGTTTGAACGTCGCCCATACTTTGTTTATGCAAGAAAACAAGTTTCGAGAGGCCACTAGTTTCTATGAGCCACTCGTGAAACAGAACTACGACAAC ATTTTGGACGTCAGTGCGGTGGTGCTTGCAAATCTGTGCGTTTGCTACTTGGTTACGTCCCAAAATGAGGAAGCTGAAGAACTCTTGAGAAAACTGGAGAAAGAAGAGGAGCAGAAAAGTCTTGAGAATCCACAATCAAAATTCTTTCATCTTTCGATCGTTAACCTTGTTATTGG GACACTGTATTGCTCTAAAGGTAATTACGAATTCGGCATTTCCCGCGTAATTAAAAGCCTCGAGCCTTATCATCAGAAGCTGGGAACGGATACTTG GTTTTACGCTAAACGATGCCTCATGTCACTGCTGGAGAATATGGCGAAGCAAGTTGTAGTGATAAAAGACTCGATTGTTGATGACATCCTGCAGTTTCTCGATAGCTGTCAAT TTTACGGAAGAGAGGTGCAAACGATCCTGGAAAACCCAACAGCTGTCAACTCCCATGTTAGTAGTGCTCGATTCACTGTAACCTACGAAGCGAGAATAATTAAATGTCTCCTTCTGCAAATCATCCGAAACTGA
- the LOC124315313 gene encoding LIM domain-binding protein 2-like, producing the protein MPSVMASPMGGPGGMGGHPPNMGGVGPPMGGPGSGPGGPNPGMGPMGGPGPMGGMGGPGGPIGGPMGGPPGPMGGPGERIDQHPGGPPFFNRRHPGPYFNQPDYRIYELNKRLQQRTEVVAMESDNLWWDAFATEFFEDDATLTLTFCLEDGPKRYTIGRTLIPRYFRTIFEGGVTELNYQLRHAKESFHQTTITLDCDQCTMVTQHGKPMYTKVCTEGRLILEFTFDDLMRIKSWHFAVRTHRELVPRSVLGSQDPSLLDQMSKNVTRQGITPATLNYLRLCVILEPMQELMSRHKAYALSPRDCLKTTLFQKWQRMVAPPETQRPPNKRRKRKGSQTGGGAGINQAQPAAPNKKRSPGPNFSLASQDVMVVGEPSLMGGEFGDEDERLITRLENTQYDPAVSLDDPSGGGGGGPPSAPPSQFNSGPPGPQGPNDPSPWGVVPKQGGGNKGGGGDAGKKSPAVSQ; encoded by the exons ATGCCAAGTGTGATGGCAAGCCCTATGGGTGGGCCAGGAGGAATGGGGGGTCATCCGCCTAACATGGGAGGTGTGGGGCCTCCAATGGGCGGACCTGGATCAGGACCAGGAGGACCTAACCCTGGAATGGGACCGATGGGTGGCCCTGGCCCCATGGGTGGAATGGGAGGACCAGGAGGACCTATTGGAGGTCCAATGGGTGGCCCACCTGGCCCAATGGGAGGACCCGGAGAGAGAATAGACCAACATCCTGGAGGTCCACCGTTCTTCAACAGAAGGCATCCCGGTCCTTATTTCAACCAGCCAGACTACAGAATTTACGAACTTAACAAACGGTTGCAACAGAGGACTGAAGTAGTTGCAATG GAAAGTGATAACCTGTGGTGGGATGCCTTTGCCACCGAATTCTTTGAGGACGATGCCACGCTTACATTAACATTTTGTCTAGAAGACGGGCCTAAACGATACA CTATCGGCCGGACGTTGATTCCACGCTATTTCCGTACCATCTTTGAGGGAGGTGTCACCGAATTGAACTATCAGCTGCGACACGCGAAAGAATCCTTCCATCAGACAACTATAACTTTAGACTGCGATCAATGCACCATGGTTACTCAGCACGGAAAGCCCATGTACACTAAAGTCTGTACGGAGGGACGTTTGATATTAGAATTTACCTTTGACGATTTGATGCGAATCAAGTCGTGGCATTTTGCTGTCCGGACACACCGAGAGCTCGTTCCCAG ATCGGTCCTGGGCAGCCAAGATCCTTCACTTTTAGATCAAATGAGCAAAAATGTCACCAGACAAGGCATCACACCCGCCACACTCAACTATTTAAGA TTGTGCGTCATTCTGGAACCGATGCAAGAGCTTATGTCAAGACACAAGGCCTATGCGCTGAGTCCACGCGATTGTCTCAAAACTACTCTTTTCCAAAAGTGGCAAAGGATGGTTGCTCCACCCG AAACTCAAAGGCCGCCAAACAAACGACGTAAGAGAAAAGGATCGCAGACTGGTGGAGGTGCAGGAATAAATCAAGCTCAGCCAGCAGCCCCCAACAAGAAACGATCACCTGGCCCAAATTTCTCTCTAGCATCTCAG GATGTCATGGTAGTTGGAGAGCCATCGTTAATGGGTGGTGAATTCGGCGATGAAGACGAGAGATTAATAACTCGATTAGAGAACACCCAGTATGACCCAGCCGTCTCACTAGACGATCcttctggtggtggtggagggggTCCTCCTTCCGCTCCTCCGTCCCAATTCAACAGTGGGCCGCCTG GACCTCAGGGACCGAACGATCCCAGTCCGTGGGGCGTGGTTCCAAAGCAGGGCGGCGGAAATAAGGGTGGTGGGGGAGACGCAGGGAAGAAAAGCCCAGCAGTAAGCCAGTGA
- the LOC124316046 gene encoding translation initiation factor IF-2-like, translating to MNCLVLQLKLFIKNLIDLEQTQCGEPSTTLEPLTASLPTPDSLNPHGGPGGQGLNNAGPGPGTPLYPGPSPGPGPGPNPGFATPTHGGGGGGHTPLPGQGSHFVHGPPSYNSSPVPPGPSTPGQGGGNSNHFPSPGPGYNPQGGPGGNVVHYILNQ from the exons atgaattgtttagtCCTGCAACTAAAATTGTTCatcaaaaatttgattgaccTC GAGCAGACCCAGTGTGGAGAGCCATCAACCACCCTGGAGCCACTTACAGCCTCCCTCCCTACCCCGGACTCGCTGAACCCGCACGGTGGTCCAGGAGGACAGGGGCTGAATAACGCGGGTCCCGGTCCGGGCACGCCGCTTTACCCTGGTCCGTCACCTGGACCGGGCCCCGGCCCGAATCCGGGATTCGCCACACCTACTCACGGAGGGGGCGGAGGCGGTCACACGCCACTTCCTGGACAAGGTAGTCACTTCGTCCACGGACCGCCTAGCTACAACTCATCCCCCGTACCACCTGGGCCCTCCACTCCTGGCCAAGGAGGTGGCAATTCCAATCATTTTCCGTCGCCAGGACCCGGTTATAACCCACAGGGAGGACCTGGAGGTAATGTAGTTCATTATattttgaatcaatga
- the LOC124315482 gene encoding extensin-2-like isoform X2, which produces MAPEYYTTTYAAPAYYTESPKYYTTKAPEYYTTKYYTETPTYYTQAAQYYTVAPNYLTTIYAASSYYTEEPKYYSAPSYTTKAPEYYTSTYAAPTYYTETSNYYTTKAPEYYTTTYAAPAYYTEAPTYFTTKAAEYYTETPVYYTTTYAAPSYYTEAPKYYSAPSYTATFEAAKYSVAPTYYTAAAPSYYVEPKYYTGAPVYYTTKATEYYTTTYVAPSYFTDAPKYYTTKAPEYYTTSYAAPTYYTEAPKYYSASSYYTTKAPEYYTTTYASPAYYREAPKY; this is translated from the exons atggcaccggagtactacacgactacgtatgctgccccagcttactacaccgagtctcCCAAGTACTataccaccaaggcaccggagtactacaccactaa ATACTACACCGAGACTCCAACTTATTACACTCAAGCGGCCCAGTACTACACCGTAGCACCTAATTACCTAACTACAATCTATGCTGCTTCaagttactacaccgaagaacccaagtattactctgccccgagctatACCACGAAAGCGCCTGAGTACTACACgtctacgtatgctgccccaacttactacactGAGACTTCtaattactacaccaccaaggcaccggagtactacacgactacgtatgctgccccagcttactacaccgag gccccaaCTTACTTCACCACCAAAGCAGCTGAATATTACACCGAgactccagtttactacactacaacctacgctgctcctagttactacaccgaagcgcccaagtactactctgccccgagctacacaGCCACATttgaggcggccaagtattCCGTAgccccaacttactacacagcggctgctccttcgtactacgttgagCCGAAATACTACACCGGG GCAcctgtttactacaccaccaaggcaaccgagtattacactacaacctacgtTGCCCCCAGCTACTTCACTGACGcacccaagtactacactaccaaggcacctgagtaTTACACCACTAGTTATGCTGCAccgacctactacaccgaagctccgaagtactactctgcctcgagttactacaccactaaggctcctgaatattacaccacaacctacgcttctCCAGCTTACTACAGGgaggctcctaaatactaG
- the LOC124315482 gene encoding extensin-2-like isoform X3: MVNYYVVLLLVVISLMAGSTMGVPMSPGYGGYQTTTTKEYYTTPPPYYTTSRYATTTYYTEPPKYYTTTYAAPAYYTEAPTYFTTKAAEYYTETPVYYTTTYAAPSYYTEAPKYYSAPSYTATFEAAKYSVAPTYYTAAAPSYYVEPKYYTGVPVYYTTTYAAPVYFTEEPKYYSAPSYYQTEAPVYYTTKATEYYTTTYVAPSYFTDAPKYYTTKAPEYYTTSYAAPTYYTEAPKYYSASSYYTTKAPEYYTTTYASPAYYREAPKY; the protein is encoded by the exons atgg TTAACTACtacgtcgtgctgctgttggtcgttatatcgttgatggctgggtcgaccatgggtgtaccgatgtctcctgggtacgGCGGTTACCAAACAACAACGACGAAGGAATACTACACCACGCCGCCACCTTACTATACAACATCAAGATACGCCACAactacttactacaccgagccccccaagtactacacgactacgtatgctgccccagcttactacaccgag gccccaaCTTACTTCACCACCAAAGCAGCTGAATATTACACCGAgactccagtttactacactacaacctacgctgctcctagttactacaccgaagcgcccaagtactactctgccccgagctacacaGCCACATttgaggcggccaagtattCCGTAgccccaacttactacacagcggctgctccttcgtactacgttgagCCGAAATACTACACCGGGgttccagtttactacactacCACGTACGCTGCCCCAGTTTACTTCACCGAGGAACCCAAATATtactctgctccaagctactaccAAACAGAGGCAcctgtttactacaccaccaaggcaaccgagtattacactacaacctacgtTGCCCCCAGCTACTTCACTGACGcacccaagtactacactaccaaggcacctgagtaTTACACCACTAGTTATGCTGCAccgacctactacaccgaagctccgaagtactactctgcctcgagttactacaccactaaggctcctgaatattacaccacaacctacgcttctCCAGCTTACTACAGGgaggctcctaaatactaG